tattattattattattattattattattattattattattattattcatttcttcGCAGACACCATtgcccagggcgacttacaaaatataagagcaatacaaagtgcaataatacagtgcagttcaaggcataatacattttacaaattcaaatgaagTGTTTataagatatacagtaaacaatatatgaggtcttacatcctatattgtaaaagctgatcagtgcatacaagatgttaagtcacagtcaagggccaagggagagggagcataggggaaatctaaataaacaatacaagtgctagtaTTGCAaaggcaagaagtatgacaaaatattgtataagtgcaatcttacaggggaaaaaatgactaaattacaagtacagtctgaacagatgtgtcttgagtaagcgccggaaggaggtcagggactctgctgttttgacttcagtgggaaggtcgcaacaataccaataatagtaatacataatacctttattattatttaattacctGAACTCCAGTACTGGGAAGCTTCAGGATATCCTGAGCATTTTGACGGCCCATTTGCCCTGATAATTTCTCCCAGTGCGAGATGAGACGAGTAGTGATGCCCACTGGCCAGCAGGGGGGGACACTGAAGGGAAAACCTGGCAATGCCGCTTGTGTTCTCATCTTCGGTCTCTCTAAGTGGCCAAGTTCAGGATTCAGGCAGGGCTGCACGAACTGAACTTCCCCAGTGCCTGCCTGACCCCCTCCCGCCCTCTGCCCTGCAGTCACTGTCCCTATTGTATACCTCTCTCTACTCACTTGCCCTGGACCCATTCAGCCCTCTGTCTCAGCCAGGAAGGGACAATGACTAAGGTCCACAGGGGTCATGCGCTTAAAAGACTGCAGAGTTACCGTGACTCAAAAggagagaagaagagagagagagagaggggactgAGCTGAGTGGATTTTCTATTCAGCTGAAGAGTGCCTTCTCTGGGAATTCTGTGCTGCACTTTTTAGCCACAATACAATATTTCTCCTGTCGGTATGGCTTCAGAATGCCTCCCAGCTTCACAGCTCTGTTCTCTTTGTTCGGAGTGCCGGGGCGGAATCTCATGGGCGTTCAGAATGTCAGGAATGCTAATAGGATCCTGGGCATTACAGCAGAGCTCCGGCCCCCACTGGCCCTGCCATGCTCTATTGCCGGGGAAGCAAATGAATCATCGGCCTGGTAAGGCAGCCTGGGAGCAAGCGGCCAAGACCTACGGTTGTCTGGAAGTGTAGTGTGTGAATAGACGGGCAACCGCCAGCCCTGCCTCCTCCGCGCCTTCCCCCCGATAATAAATCACCACAATTCTCAACCCCCCATCTGCTTCCTCCTGGTGCTTTCAGATTTGCCCTTCAGATTTGGACTTGATAATTTATAACAAATATTTGTGATACGAAACGGTTGTGCACTTTCCTTCTCTTGCAAAGTGAACGtcaaaaaataaaggaatacatGATCATTGTCATGTGTCAGCGTAtgccatgaataaataaataaatactccaACCCACCACAATGGCAGCAAACATACTCTAACGAATTGCCTGCTGTAAGACGGACAATAGAGATAAATCACATGCTTCTAGACGGCTATTCCCTCTTCTccccagccccccaccccctcctctctcctccctggTCTCCCTGGCTGTGCTCCTCTTAGCCGTCGTCTCAGGCCTTGCTGTATTCAGCTCTTGCCAGCTGGCAGGGACCCCAGCCTGGCTCTCTCAGCCCAGTTAAAGTGGATCTGAGCCAGTCACTGTCCCCCCCATACCCCAGTGAACCCAGGCTCGTGATCGCTGCTGTGCTGGCTCGGCCCCTGGATGACAGCTCTTTCCCAGGCCTCTGGTCAGTGAGGGAGGGGCCGTGGCATCTGTTTTCACATTGGCTGTGAGGCTTAATGGGGTGGCGTAGATTGACACCTCACTACAGCTCTTTTTTTGGTGTTTTGAAGGCCCCCAGTTGGGGAACTGCGACTCTCGAACTGCAGTTTAGAGCCTGTGTGTGGCAGGATAGCTAGATATGAACAACTACTGCTGcaaagtcacacacacacatttacacaagcACTCACAGTCTTGCAAAAACTCACATCTTCAATATAGAGTTCCCCTCCCTCTGTCAGCAGTGTGGTGCGTGTAGGAGACAGGGATGAGATGAGGGTGTGGTAGTAAGCTGTGAGGATCCCCACCCTCTCTACATGCCTGCCTGGGGAGCCTGCTGTGCTGACATGCAGATACAAGAGCCATCCACACACTGGGTCCCGCTGTGCCGCTCGGGCCAAGACTCGTACAActtcctacacacacacatacacacacacacacacacacgtgcccAGTAGAAAGTCACCGGGCGTGTACAGTCTCGCATGGGGTGAAATCAGTAGTTCGGCTGATCCTGCACAGAGATGCTTTTGCAGCAGTGAAGCATCAGCAGCTACTGGCGCAGAGTGATTTAAAACCAGCAAACAAAGAAAGAACAACTTCTCCTTAAAGAAGCTTGGCCACTTGTCCATTTCAGAAAGTTACAGAAAACCCTACCCCACCTACAGTTTGGAATAGCCAAGAAGATTGGGGTCCAGCAGAGAAAAGCGGTAGGAGAATTGTTTGGGCAGCACACGTGCCTCACCGCCCACACCAGGTGTTTTACAACAAGGGCTCAAGCTGACTGGTCCACAGGTGATGATAATAGGATCCACAGAGGAGCCGCTCCGAGATATAATAAGTAGTCaattaaaaacaggaagacaGAGGAAAGTGCTGAATCATTGTGGGCCGAGACAgactgcagactgaaagaggattttcaggtttttatttgtttacagcAGTGTCGCAAGCTGACTCACCACTGTAAATTATGTGAAGCTGGACACATGGCTGACCACAAGCACAGTGACAACCACGTGAAACACAGCAGCAGAGATTGACAGCAAAGACAGGCCAGACTGTGctgacagagcagagcagaagcAGAAGCCATTGTAAACACTGCTACATAAACACATTCAACCCCCtatccttattattattttactgtatatttctccCTTACTTCTGAacagtaaaaacattaaaatattattattcattttcatttttttaatctgtgcCGGTGTGTATAATGACTCCCACTCGAGAATCAATATCAAATCACAGTATGGGGCTGAAGGTCTCTCACTTCCACAGCAACATCGCGTGAATGAGTAGCCAAGCGAAAAAGGAATGTACATATTTGAATTGTTGTTGCCTGCTTTCTTTCTGACAAGTTGTTTTCTAACACGTAACCAAGAACTTGAACCAGGAAGCTCTGGAGAGCAAAACCTTATCTcaaaacctatgaaaacaaaacctgcCTGCACATTAACTGTTTCAGAGCTTTCCAGACAATCTGTAGCGGAGGTGCAGCTGCAGTGCCTGGCGTTGTGTCTCAGCTACGGTGTGTGAGTCATTGCATTTTTGTGAAAAGTTCTCAGTTTGGCAGGGAGGCATTTTACACTCAAGGTTTCTCCTTATCTTGGAGTGCCAGAATAGAGATATGAAGGCTGACGGTTGTAAAAAGCTAACCATCAAAACTGAGACACTGAAAGAAGTGATCAgaatagacacacacaaaagactGAAGTAACAAACACAGTcttgttatatttatatatgtatcccGGCCACCTGATGTGAAGGGGATTTTTGTCATGAATGCATGAGTGCCTTGTTGTACAAGACATGggtgaaagagagaaagagaaagagaaagagaaagagaattaataacaaaaacaacacaggaCTCCTCTGaacctgtgtgtgagtgaagaTATAGACAAATAGACACGTACCCTGACTACCTGCTGCTTTGTGTGGTCTGCAGCCCACATCCTCCCATACTGCAGGACAGATGTTTTCAAACAGCCAAACCACAGGACAGATGCAAGTGCTCAAAGCACCCCCTGCATTTTGTtatgtgtgcatttatttattgattttggtTTTAAGGGTAATTCCAAAGTAGTGCCTGGGCCTTTGGATTAAGGGAAAATTTTTATCATATGAGATCTGACCGAAATTACAGTAGAGCCTATGGTTCTTGAGTATAGTGCCTTTCAGTCGCAGTGCTCtcctaaaattaaagaaaaacaacaaaacaacaaaattcaATTCATTGGAGGGTGCATATCAACAGGTCTGTAGGACGTATGCTCGCACAGTCTAACAGGACATGAGACAGTTACAGTAATAAACATTATGATCGAGAAACAACATATAGCACGTCTGCCTCTGTTAGCATGACCTTGGGGACCGAGGATAAGGGCTGTTTGTGTCTGCACGACCCTGCAGTGGACATTAAAAGACACAGTCTCGACCTCCTGCCATAATCTtcagctcacacacacacacacacacacgccctgGCAGCTGAGACGCATCCACGGCAGGGCTGTTACGACACGACTCGGTTTTTGAGGTGAAGGTTTTTATGACTGATTACGTTTATCAGCTGCCCGTGAGAGATGAGCCAGGATAACAACCATCCTCAGCTACAACACAGTCACCGCGCCTGCAGAGGACAGACGTGCATACTACAATGAAAGGTATCACGCCAATGAATTAATAGTAAAAACAGTTCTATTCTAAATGATTGCATTTGGTTTGATATGAATGAATAAGTCTCTCCTTGCATACATCTACAGTCCGTATACGCGAAATGCTACatgcaattcaattcaattataaGTGCAAGCACGCATATCGCGGTACAGACCGTGGCGCACACTGGACCGACACCGCCGTcttcttgattgtttttgtttttcttgccgAACTTATCCATGGGGGGGGCGTGTCCTGTCACCCCATTGGCTGGCGGCAACATCACACAGTAAACAGGCTCGTCACGCGGCCGGGAGAGCGGCGGGCTGGGGCGCGAGCTGTGCGGGATCATTGCGTGTGGAAATCCGTGCAAAGCGGCAGCGCCGGCGTTGAGCGGGGAACGGCTCTGTGCACCGCGCACAACATAAGCAGGCGTTTATTCATTCGCCGTCGGCAACGCATTGCAAAGAGCAGACGGGCCGGACAGGGACAATGCTGCTGCACGCCGCGGCACGGGAAGCGAGCCTGCTCGCCAGAGGCTGGAAGTTCACTAGAGGTGTACAAGTTGCGGCCGGGGCAGGGCAGAGGAGTCCCACCTGGGCCCGGGGCGATACCTGCTCTGATCTGGTTTGGCTGGGGGAATCTGACCTCCACAACCTGCAGTCTGTGACCGGAGGCGCTGCGGGAGCAAGCCGGGGCAACGTGCTCCTAAAGCGCCCGACCTCAGTGGATCACAGCGGCTGGGGGGCTTGCAAAACCATGGACTGCGTGCCACACTGGGGGCAGAGTTGGTCTGCGACGGGGACAGTGGCCCCAGCCCCGGTGCGGTGGACTCGCAATACAACAAGTGGGCGATGGGGACACAGCCCGCACCCAGACAGCAGTCGGGCGGCTCtctggggggcagggggcagccTCCTGGCGGTCCACAGGCAGGGCGCGCTGGACCCGGTGCTGTTCTGGGCAGCGAGGCGTTTCTATCTGCTGTCTCCTGCGGGCAGGGGGCAAGCCAAGGCCGGAGCAGCGCCAGACGCCGGCGAGAAACCGCAGACAGGAGCCGACCACCTCGACCTGACTTCCAAATCCAGTGAGGTAATACGAGTATCCCCCCGCTATTACTTATAAACaagtatttgtgtttatttgtgtgcaaGTACACTGACAGTTTTGATATCTGAAGCTAGGTCACGCTTCTGCTAGCTATAATAGAACGATTATATAACTTTTCCCTGTATGCATGCAGTTAAGAAATGGCTGATGCCTCATATCacgactatatatatattagcttgTGCATCGATCTGTATAAATGCTTTTTACAATGATGAAGAAAAGCTGCGTCCTTATCGTTATGTAACTGGGCATGACTGCGCTGCAA
The genomic region above belongs to Amia ocellicauda isolate fAmiCal2 chromosome 4, fAmiCal2.hap1, whole genome shotgun sequence and contains:
- the fam210b gene encoding protein FAM210B, mitochondrial — protein: MLLHAAAREASLLARGWKFTRGVQVAAGAGQRSPTWARGDTCSDLVWLGESDLHNLQSVTGGAAGASRGNVLLKRPTSVDHSGWGACKTMDCVPHWGQSWSATGTVAPAPVRWTRNTTSGRWGHSPHPDSSRAALWGAGGSLLAVHRQGALDPVLFWAARRFYLLSPAGRGQAKAGAAPDAGEKPQTGADHLDLTSKSSESAGVSSSQGTSQEVKPSKAQQLRKVFKEYGAVGVTFHVGISLMSLGIFYLAISSGVNMTALLFKLGFSEAVVQSRMAAGTSTFVLAYAAHKLFAPVRISITLVCVPLLVRHFRKTGLFKPPASSP